The genomic interval ACACAACCAGAAAACCTCCCGACTGATAACATGTATACCACGCTCCTGAAACTGTTATAATCTAGTAAAGTTATGTGTGTGAGAGCTTCTGTGACTAATTTGATCATAAACACACATCAATTATCCCACAGTAGGAGCCAAGATTGCCTGAAGTAACATAAACCATAgacattggtggagggtctatgcataaACAGAGGATATTTTGCAAATAATGTAATCAAACAGAATATTTTGTTATGTGcagtaacttttttttaaaaattgaagaCCCACATTTTGTCATGATCACTTCAGACTTCAGTCCTGTAAAACTAATGACCCAGAAACTGTGTTTTTTTATGCCACCATAGAATGAACCTTACATCTGATCATGTGATATATGAGTGCTATGAATTCAATGTAGCACCTGgggcaagtacatgtatagactgTGGTCAGTGACACTcagtcaatttgcatattaacataGGGGATCTAACCGAACTGCCTAGCTTTGATACAAATTTGTGTCTTTAGTACAGTTGTcaactgttctacattcttgcTGAGTTTGTTTactatgtatacatttgtatgtgtaacACCACTATAACCAGCTGAACTAAAACCATTCAATTGAAAACGTTATAATTTCGCATGAACATGTTACTAGAAGCACTAAaattatgtttgtgtatgtctgGGGTGCATGTACAGGTAAGCCATGGATAGCCACATTTGTAACATCTGAAAAGACATAATTGATGGTTAAATTCATTGACCTGGGGTACTGAGAGTATGTGCAATgacccatatacatgtaccagccAACAATGACTCATTGTCAGCTCAGTAAGACAGAGAATGGCTTGTGTGAATGGATTGTCTCATAcagaaaatgtcaattttaactGTCATTTAATGAAAACGAACTGTGCAGTGTTTCATGTTTTACTTGTTTTACATGTTGTCAGTGAAAAAGAAGGAATATGCGTATATTAATACGATGTCATAGCTCGACCATATATAAATAACCGGGGGTGATACACCAGTACATCCGTCGTTGTCGTGTACATGGTCATTCCTGACTGAATGACTAACGACAAACTGTTCAAAAccaaaatttgacattgaaGTGGTCAAACCATTACTACTGAAAATGAACTCGACACATGGGCAGTTCTCTTGCTTGATGTCAAAATACCTATTTTGGTCGCAATGGGGGTGTCCACGTCACGTGCAACATCCCGTACTACAACTTCAATAAACAGAGTCGCGAGTACCCTGTCCCGTTACTCAAGTTGCGTTTACCAATATTTCTGTGTTTGAGAAGGACTAATGCACAAAACAACTTGGCTTGCCGATGCTCCTGAAAAGGTACATTTTTATGTAGTGATATTTTGCGTGTTGCCCTCAATTATTGACAGTAGTACGCAGTGACCACATCACACGGCTGTTCGATACCCGGTAGTGTTGGCACTGTAGCTTCACCGTTCACACATCACATgttaatcacacacacactgttcaCACTAAATTCACAACGCTATCAATTATACCTGTGTGTAGAGACTTTGGTCGCCTTCATCTTCCTCCTCCCCTTTAAGTACTTTCTTCAATTTATCCATTGTATTCAGACTGTCTTACAAACTAGACCTCCAAGTCTGACCGAATACGCGTACGAGCTGTCTGTATCGTTAGTTATTTTGAGAAACGGAAGTCAGGTTTGTTTGTCGGTGTAGGATTTCGCTACTCCAGTAGAGCAACGCCTGTGTAACCTAATCGGAGCTGCCAATTTATGTTTCTTTCCTCACATTCTGTTCGGTAATCAGAGAGATTGTTTATAACATTAGAACTTTCAGTAAAACAAGTGAACGGCCTGCGGACTGAAGAATTCCGAGATCGAAAGATGGAGATGATTTGGAGCCGGATGATCGAAATGAAAGTGAAGCGGTTTTAGAAACTGTCAGGGCTATACATGTTAAAAGCTAACGTGTTTGATCAGGCCGGGAAATGAAACTTACCCAAGCTTTCGTTACCTTTGATATTGGTAAAAACGACCGCGTGACGAGAGCTGAAAGTATTAGTGGTTTGGATGTTTCATTTGATGGTAATTGAGATACTCGTCGTTGGTTTTCATTTGGGGTAAGATCACCAGAACTAGATATTAAATGAAGCCAGCGACAATACTCTAGGCAGGAAACTTTCGCTTAAAATAGAATATACCAAtatgcatttacatgtatttcaggcCTATGAtgtagtagtctgtaaggtacgccgtcacgacgtatcttacagtctaatgaTGTAGGTACGCGGCCATGATATGTCACATGAACGAAACATGGCCACTTTTTTTTGAGAGATCATAATATTGCTGATTGGAACGTCCATGTCAAAAAGTTCCGTGGGCACAAAGCGTCATGGGAAAATAACTATATCTGGTACACCTCACTTTAGAAATTTAGCTGGAACACAAACGTTAATAATAGGGTGACCCTGTCTTTCCTCGTTCAATCTTGCATTAGTAATGTAAAGAGTAATATATATGTCAACATAAACAAGAAATtgaggaaagttgttgttttttatttgagaGTGAATAATTTGTTTGCTCTGAATCTTGGTGTAGAGTTTACGAATATTTGATTAGATTACCTGAAATAAGTCAATGTGGGATTAAAAACTGaaagatacatatatattgcCAACAGAAATAAAGTATGATATCCCtcatttcataaaatgtgtgtttttcagTCCATAAATTGAATTTATACGATGAAATGAGGGTAGAACATATACTACATAACTATCTTGAATCCGctattttgtcatgtattctATGATCTCAGAACTATCAACATCACACCCGTGCTAGTACTACTTTATGATGGACGGGGTTAGGTTATCCTCATATCGGACTGTTCAAGATGACGTCATGCGTGCGCCATCACATTGTTCAATAATAATGCctttgtttttatcaaacagTGTAACGTTCTTTTTTTCCCTTGTATTTTGTGTAGTAGCCATACGGTACTTGTTTCACATAGTTGTAAGGCATTTCCTATACAAATGCTCTATTTTAAGATAAAACATGAATTTAAAGATTTCGTCAGGTCATCAAGTCCAGTGCATATATACTTTATATCCCAAGCATTTCATCCATCCAAAACCCACTCATATCCACCCATTCTTCCTCCTTTTCATTCAACGTTCGTGCATCAACGTTTATGATACTCATTTACCATCCCAGTATGTAGCACGCTATAGCTACTAGACGCAAAATTACACCCGAATCATATTCATACATGAACTCAACGTTACATCTCAACAACGACTTCAGTGAATATTTTGCcctttaatttgtttattctcAACACCAAAGTGGAAAAAATGATAAGTGTGTATAAAGACATGCAAAGTTCGCATTAGACCCTCTAAGAGTGACGATAACCACAATTAATCAAATCACATTAAGGTAGATTGCATGTTAGGGACGAATTTCACTAAGAATCgaagttcttaaaatctctccaaatttTGCCATGTGGTAGTTTACTTCTGgtgcttttgaaataatgaaagaaatttggggtcCATCGTcctgttttcaaggaaattgaatATTAATCTCAATTTATTTTGAGATGTTTATTTTACCATAGAATTAACACATACaatattcggcggccatattggattctaaaatgagttcattttccaaacattttgacctttattacaaaattttgTTCAATGAATGACTCCTGATTTTAACAAtggttggagttttcttaaaCGAAGTAAGAGTTAAACATTTTATTCCGTGGATAATTGACACAAAATCAGAAATCAGAAATATTTTCTAGATAACTGCAATTCGAGTCATCAGGGTATAAATCAGATAGTTTTTTTTAACGCGTTCAACATGTGATAAAAATTAAAGAGCAGGAAGTGacgttgttacattgtaatagaAATACACAACCAAGTCTGCAGCAGACAGTGGGTTTGTTTTCTAGATGTGTAACATTATTCGAACATTATGATCATATAAAGGGAAAATCTAGTAATGTGATTTGACGTGGTAGTTAGAACTAACATACATCCTATCCTAATAAATTCAGTAATTATAAACGTttgattattatatttatatcagaTTTAATGAGTGTTTGCCAGGTCAAATATTTTAGATATGCATAATTCGGTTTTCCAACCCAGTAGTGATGGGAGACATAGCTTCGATGTACTCCATCAGGACATCAGTGTCCAAATCACCTGTGCAAGAGAAAGACGTAAACAAGTAAATCATTTTGAacatgtttttaatttaatgaaCTTTAATTATGAATAATATACAACCATGTTTAACCAGTAGGACACGGGTTTAATCATAAAGGTATTTGCTGACTGGAGAGTTCCTACTTTTGTGTTTAATTTGAATCTACGTTTTGGATTTATAGCACCACATTGTGTGTACAGctgtataaatacatttactaacaggtgattcaatattgttcagggtGTTAAATATTACgattaagtcattatatctaataaAACATGGTCTAGCTGCACCTTTAATTATCAATGACGCCATAGTTACCTGGAATTTCGTAGGAGATTCGTTCATCTACAAACATAGTATACCCGTCACCACCATTGGCAAGATGTGTAGGCAAAATCAGTTTATACACACGCTCACGTTCGACAGGACGAAACTCGGGAACCCGACACTCAGAGCACAGTGTATCCAGTTGGACGACGCGTTCTCCAGAAGGCCTGTCGAAGTCATAAGTAACTCTTATACCTGGAATGGAAAAAGCATGGAAAGAACGTTGGATTTGCTTTCAATGTAAATATTGAGAAACAAGAGTCACATTTTCTATATCAAGTACGAGCACTTATTTATCGTATATATTTATATCCGAGACTAGTTTTCTTGTTAAATATCAATAGAGCTTCAGTCGGTTACCCCTGACAATGTAATGTCACATTGGTTCTAAATATTCCGAATAAAGAAATAAGCCTTGACTTCAAGACTTTCTAAGAATCAGAATTTTGAAGTAGTTTCTCCGCATTTCCTCATCTATCTATCTCCTTCTTACTACACTTCAACTCCAGGCAGAGTCCAATGAGCGTTTTCATAGTGTATTTATTGCAGTCGATTGTCTTATTGTCACAATAAAGTTGAATATAACAGCTATAAGCTAACAAATAGTGTTATGTATGCATTTCGGATCAATGTTAGAAGAAACacacaagacagacagacagacagacagacagacagacagacagacagacagacagacagacagcaggaAGACACACATCTATAGTCAACAGTTAGACATACTAGAATAAGATGACATTTATTTACAAGGCTAGACATAtggtgacagacagacagacagacagacagacacacagacacacacacacacacaaagagagagagagagagagagagagagagagagagagagagagagagagagagagagagagagagagagagagagagagagagagagagagagagagagagagagagagagagagagagagatctagGAGTACCTGACACTTGTAGAAATCGTCCACTGGGATCTTCATAGATAATTTCTGACACAGCTTGCTCGAATACTTTAACCAACGTTTCACCAGTTATTTCGATCAAATCTATTGTATCTCGGAATGGTATAATATTTAAGACATCACCGATGGTAATGTCAGCTATAAATAAACAGAGCGAAATTGATTCAAATCAAAGTCATGGTAAATTTTATGGTGAATTTCAAACTTAACAAACATATATGTTGAAGGATGTACTTATGAATGACTTCAATTTCAGCTATTGAAGAGGTGGCAGTTTCTATCAAGTTCAAACCATATTTGATGGCATATGCGTGCCATAGCAAAGTATTGACTTCGTACTTACATGCACCTCCATCTTCTGAGACCTCTACAGAACTTTTTATTCCTCCAGCATTCATGATAGCCATAGTGACGTCATTCCAACCTTTCGCCGTcggttctttgatatttttgtaaacCATGGCATCAGTGATTATGTTGCCTAGGTTACATTCATATAAACGACAAAGTTCACGGTGACCATTCATGAATACATGTGTTTTACCAATAATTTCGGTTGTAAGTTTGTCGATTTGTGCAGCCCATTCTTCAATTTCTTCCAAGACATTGGGATCTACCGGGAATACATGGAATGGAAGATTAACAGCTAGAATTTATAGTGAATTACGTATCCCTGTAATATGAGATATAACAATGCATGTGTAATGGGTGGAATGTTAACTATGGAAAAGAAATGGTAACTAACGTGGTGATAAAAAGTGTTAtcgaggtggtggtggtggtggtggtggtggtggtggtggtggtggtggtggtggcggcggcgggtAGTTTTTGATGGTGTAATGGTTGCGATTGATTGTGTCGTGGTCGTTATGACTACACGAAGTGAGTGTGACAGTGCTTGCAGTGGCAATGGCGATAGTGGCTACGATGGATCGTGTTGGTGGTGATAATAGTGATGACAGTAGTGGTGTTCGAAtacgaaatacatgtaaatgacttagGTTAATACCCGGGGGTTAATATCACAGAAAATATCTCTTAAAAATAGGATTGATGGCTGAATTGCAATATGTTGTATAACTATGTCATCAGacacatttcatataatttatgataCCTACCTTGTTCCACCGTTTTGTCTAATAAGACAGGATTTCCATCCCAGGATATCACATCTCCAGCAGCATCAAAGTTGACATTAAGCACTCCCAGATATTTACCAAATGCATAGTCTTGTACAACGAGTACATTTTTACCACTGGTGCTGTCTCCCCCAGGGTGTCGAACCAATGGATATTCACCAGAGGGATCCTCGTTCGATGGTGGTTCACCTTAAAATGAAAAAGTGAATTCCATATACAATTAGACATATTGTTTAAAGAGTGACTGTCATTTGTAGAAGTGACGTACTGTACGTACTTTGAGAAATCTagcaatcaaaataattgtagtCGACGTACAGAATTTATTGCATC from Glandiceps talaboti chromosome 3, keGlaTala1.1, whole genome shotgun sequence carries:
- the LOC144432694 gene encoding snake venom 5'-nucleotidase-like isoform X1; the protein is MMARFIFSLFVITMFYGVTVQSLAIQQVSDTLEVTILHNNDVHSRFAENNKYGGDCSEEDKLEQKCYGGVPRIVTKVNELKGSTDNVLVLNGGDIFQGTLWFYLYEGKASSHFMNMIGYDAMAFGNHEFDNGIETLADYLNNITFPMIASNIDASGEPQIKDLFTKSVIATLPSGDEIGIVGYTTTETPDLSDTGNLVFNDEVESVRQEVNRLTAKGINKIIALGHAGINMDVRIAEEVDGVDVVVGGHTNTFLYNGEPPSNEDPSGEYPLVRHPGGDSTSGKNVLVVQDYAFGKYLGVLNVNFDAAGDVISWDGNPVLLDKTVEQDPNVLEEIEEWAAQIDKLTTEIIGKTHVFMNGHRELCRLYECNLGNIITDAMVYKNIKEPTAKGWNDVTMAIMNAGGIKSSVEVSEDGGASDITIGDVLNIIPFRDTIDLIEITGETLVKVFEQAVSEIIYEDPSGRFLQVSGIRVTYDFDRPSGERVVQLDTLCSECRVPEFRPVERERVYKLILPTHLANGGDGYTMFVDERISYEIPGDLDTDVLMEYIEAMSPITTGLENRIMHI
- the LOC144432694 gene encoding snake venom 5'-nucleotidase-like isoform X2; its protein translation is MMARFIFSLFVITMFYGVTVQSVTIQQVSDTLEVTILHNNDVHSRFAENNKYGGDCSEEDKLEQKCYGGVPRIVTKVNELKGSTDNVLVLNGGDIFQGTLWFYLYEGKASSHFMNMIGYDAMAFGNHEFDNGIETLADYLNNITFPMIASNIDASGEPQIKDLFTKSVIATLPSGDEIGIVGYTTTETPDLSDTGNLVFNDEVESVRQEVNRLTAKGINKIIALGHAGINMDVRIAEEVDGVDVVVGGHTNTFLYNGEPPSNEDPSGEYPLVRHPGGDSTSGKNVLVVQDYAFGKYLGVLNVNFDAAGDVISWDGNPVLLDKTVEQDPNVLEEIEEWAAQIDKLTTEIIGKTHVFMNGHRELCRLYECNLGNIITDAMVYKNIKEPTAKGWNDVTMAIMNAGGIKSSVEVSEDGGASDITIGDVLNIIPFRDTIDLIEITGETLVKVFEQAVSEIIYEDPSGRFLQVSGIRVTYDFDRPSGERVVQLDTLCSECRVPEFRPVERERVYKLILPTHLANGGDGYTMFVDERISYEIPGDLDTDVLMEYIEAMSPITTGLENRIMHI